The Caldicoprobacter guelmensis genome has a window encoding:
- a CDS encoding DUF5060 domain-containing protein, which yields MSGNKEIVHVWEKYEITLKAEHTYLNPYTEVDVWVDLKGPGFERRVYGFWDGENIFKVRIVAMSPGEWQWESGSNKMDRGLNGKRGKFIAIEWSEIEKEENPCRRGFIRPTANGHAFMYADGTPFLLIGDTWWATPTFRYKWYEDEFPREIGPEMGFKDMVRYRKLQGFNCIAMIAAFPTWANDGLPPTIHMNDQWKTTIRAAWRQAGTNSAKDMFNEGGRPFCFPGKVPGYENIVPDFDRINPKYFQHLDKKVDYLNKNGFIAFIEAARRDVSQVWKRYYDWPNSYARYIHYIFTRYQANNCLLSPIHFDYAGDSIPSYEYNEPANLVIEKYGPPPFGTLVGTNASPSTLVNFGGPEQARWLTFHQIGNWREHDHYWYLTEIYYSYPAMPAINGEPYYPGFPDDDPPAYSEEANLNCRSGMYGGFLSGGFGGYIYGAEGLWGGDIELEAKYKMWDAMQFESGKMVSYLKNFAFINGDRYKDLEPNADLVTPNKAGEPLGYRGWAYCARTKEKDFFLIYLEKDCPQVTVRGAIPNAIYVFKWFNPRTGVWFGDVRFPVIRADEYGRIYLPSFSNEKDWGLCLLLNKG from the coding sequence ATGAGTGGTAATAAAGAAATTGTTCATGTATGGGAAAAATACGAAATTACATTGAAAGCCGAGCATACCTATTTAAACCCGTATACTGAAGTAGACGTTTGGGTAGATTTAAAAGGACCAGGTTTTGAAAGACGTGTTTATGGTTTTTGGGATGGTGAAAATATCTTTAAAGTTCGTATTGTAGCAATGTCTCCTGGAGAATGGCAATGGGAAAGTGGTTCCAATAAAATGGATCGAGGACTCAATGGGAAAAGAGGTAAATTTATAGCAATTGAATGGAGTGAAATAGAAAAAGAAGAAAATCCTTGTAGGCGAGGATTTATCAGACCAACGGCAAATGGACATGCTTTTATGTATGCTGATGGAACACCGTTTTTGTTAATTGGAGATACGTGGTGGGCTACACCTACATTTAGATATAAGTGGTATGAAGATGAATTTCCACGGGAAATAGGCCCGGAGATGGGATTTAAAGATATGGTTAGATACAGAAAGTTACAAGGATTTAATTGTATCGCAATGATAGCAGCGTTTCCTACATGGGCAAATGATGGGTTACCCCCTACTATTCATATGAACGATCAATGGAAAACAACAATTCGAGCGGCGTGGAGACAAGCTGGTACTAACAGCGCCAAAGATATGTTTAATGAAGGAGGACGACCGTTTTGTTTTCCCGGAAAAGTACCAGGATACGAAAATATAGTTCCGGATTTTGATCGTATTAATCCCAAGTATTTTCAACATTTAGATAAAAAAGTGGATTATCTAAATAAGAATGGTTTTATTGCATTTATTGAAGCGGCAAGAAGAGATGTTAGTCAAGTATGGAAGAGGTATTATGATTGGCCGAACTCCTATGCGCGGTATATTCATTATATATTTACACGCTATCAAGCTAATAACTGTTTGCTTAGCCCTATTCACTTTGATTATGCAGGTGATTCAATCCCATCATATGAATATAATGAACCTGCTAATTTAGTTATTGAAAAATATGGTCCTCCACCATTTGGGACACTGGTGGGAACAAATGCTTCTCCTTCTACTTTAGTTAATTTTGGAGGCCCCGAACAAGCACGTTGGCTTACCTTTCATCAAATTGGCAATTGGCGTGAGCATGATCATTATTGGTATCTAACAGAGATTTATTATTCATATCCTGCTATGCCTGCTATCAATGGCGAACCATATTATCCCGGTTTTCCTGATGACGATCCTCCAGCTTATAGCGAAGAAGCTAATTTGAATTGTCGTTCGGGAATGTATGGCGGATTTTTATCAGGAGGGTTTGGTGGATATATTTACGGAGCGGAAGGATTATGGGGAGGAGATATAGAATTAGAGGCAAAATATAAGATGTGGGATGCAATGCAGTTTGAATCTGGTAAAATGGTGAGTTATTTAAAGAACTTTGCATTTATTAACGGGGATAGATATAAAGATTTAGAACCTAATGCAGATCTGGTTACCCCTAATAAAGCAGGAGAGCCTTTGGGATATCGTGGATGGGCTTATTGCGCTCGTACAAAGGAGAAAGACTTTTTCTTGATATATCTTGAAAAAGATTGTCCTCAAGTAACTGTGCGTGGAGCGATACCTAACGCGATATATGTGTTTAAATGGTTTAATCCACGTACAGGGGTCTGGTTTGGAGATGTACGGTTTCCTGTTATAAGAGCTGATGAATACGGAAGAATTTATCTTCCTAGTTTTTCAAATGAGAAGGATTGGGGATTATGTCTATTGTTAAACAAAGGGTAA